Proteins co-encoded in one Strix uralensis isolate ZFMK-TIS-50842 chromosome 2, bStrUra1, whole genome shotgun sequence genomic window:
- the LOC141939317 gene encoding toll-like receptor 7 isoform X2, whose product MSDALRFVLLFLFPMLLSGAWFLKSLPCDVKASEGSVTVDCTDRRLMEVPRGIPTNATNLTLSINHIPHIYSTSFAHLENLMEIDFRCNCVPVRMGTKDHVCAMRPKIEHGSFSALTRLKSLYLDANQLLEIPRGLPSSLSLLSLEANNIFSIQKANLSELGNIEVLYLGQNCYYRNPCNVSFEIERTAFLELKKLTILSLKSDNLTHIPPNLSSTLKEFYIYNNMIQVIQEDDFSALHNLEILDLSGNCPRCYNAPYPCIPCPKGTIEIHSKAFHSLTNLKILRLHSNSLQSVPSSWFKTIKNLKELDLSQNFLMKEIGDAQFLKFIPSLLDLDLSFNFEVKMYSPSLNLSKTFSSLSNLETLRLRGYVFKELREENLDPLLSLRNLTVLDLGTNFIKVADLRVFKKFPALKLIDLSVNKISPSSGESNFCGFCSNPSISVEQYNRQVSQEMHYFRYDEYGRSCRSKDKEAASYQSSVKEECLKYGETLDLSRNNIFFINPSDFWELSSLRCLNLSGNAISQTLNGSEFQYLSGLKYLDFSNNRIDLLYSTAFKELTLLEILDLSNNKHYFLAEGVTHVLSFMKNLAHLKKLMMNENEISTSINTGMESQSLRILEFRGNRLDVLWMDGNARYLSFFRNLSSLEQLDISFNSLSFLPHGVFEALPPELKILNLTNNRMKSFNWGNLHYLKKLVILDLSNNLLTTVPRELSNCSSTLQELMLRNNRIQRLTKHFLRDAFKLKYLDLSSNKIQIIKKSSFPENVINNLRMLLLHDNPFKCNCDAVWFVSWINQTQVTIPLLATDVTCAGPGAHKGRSVVFLDLYTCELDTSYLILYALSASTVLGFMVFTVMSHLYFWDVWYSYHYCTAKWKGYRRLSLPDACYDAFIAYDNKDPAVNEWVLTELVERLEDQKARQFNLCLEERDWLPGQPVFDNLSQSIQLSKKTIFVLTNKYIKSGSFRTTFYMAHQRLLDEKMDVIILIFLEKVLRKSRYVRLRKRLCRNSVLEWPTNPRSQPYFWQCLKNAIAMSNTLAYNKLLQETV is encoded by the coding sequence ATGTCAGATGCATTGCGGTTTGTCTTGCTCTTCCTATTTCCAATGCTGCTGTCAGGAGCTTGGTTTCTCAAAAGTCTACCCTGTGATGTTAAAGCCTCTGAAGGTTCTGTGACAGTGGACTGCACTGATCGGCGTCTCATGGAAGTCCCCAGAGGGATCCCTACAAATGCCACCAACCTTACTCTGAGTATTAACCATATCCCCCATATCTATTCAACATCCTTTGCTCATCTTGAAAACCTCATGGAAATTGATTTCAGATGCAACTGTGTGCCTGTCAGAATGGGGACCAAAGATCACGTGTGTGCCATGAGACCGAAGATTGAGCATGGCAGTTTTTCTGCCCTGACAAGACTGAAGTCATTGTATTTGGATGCAAACCAGCTGCTGGAAATACCCCGGGGTCTTCCCAGTAGTTTAAGTCTGCTGAGCCTGGAAGCAAACAATATCTTTTCTATCCAAAAAGCCAATTTGTCAGAGCTAGGAAACATAGAAGTTTTGTATCTGGGACAGAACTGTTACTACCGTAATCCATGCaatgtttcatttgaaattgAAAGAACAGCCTTTCTGGAGCTGAAAAAATTAACAATACTGTCCCTGAAGTCTGACAACTTAACTCATATTCCACCCAATTTGTCATCTACTTTAAAAGAATTCTATATTTACAATAACATGATTCAAGTGATTCAAGAAGATGATTTCAGTGCCCTTCACAACCTAGAAATTCTTGATCTAAGTGGCAATTGCCCACGTTGCTATAATGCCCCATATCCTTGTATTCCTTGCCCCAAGGGCACAATTGAGATACATTCAAAGGCTTTTCATTCCTTGACGAATTTAAAAATTTTGAGACTTCACAGTAACTCTCTTCAGAGCGTACCCAGCAGCTGGTTTAAAACCATCAAGAATCTCAAAGAGCTTGACCTCTCCCAAAATTTCCTCATGAAGGAGATTGGAGATGCTCAGTTTTTGAAGTTCATCCCCAGCCTGCTAGACCTTGATCTGTCCTTTAACTTTGAGGTGAAGATGTATTCTCCATCCTTGAATCTGTCTAAGACATTTTCTTCCCTCTCTAACCTGGAAACCCTGAGGCTCAGGGGATATGTCTTTAAAGaactgagagaagaaaatctAGATCCATTGCTCAGTCTTAGAAATCTAACAGTGCTGGATCTCGGGACTAATTTTATTAAAGTTGCTGACCTGAGGGTGTTCAAGAAATTCCCAGCCCTTAAGCTCATAGACCTCTCAGTGAATaaaatttctccttcttcagGTGAAAGCAACTTTTGTGGATTTTGCTCTAATCCTAGCATTTCAGTAGAGCAGTATAACAGGCAAGTATCACAAGAGATGCATTATTTCAGGTATGATGAGTATGGGCGAAGCTGCAGGTCCAAAGACAAAGAAGCTGCTTCCTACCAGTCTTCAGTTAAGGAAGAGTGCCTGAAATACGGAGAAACTCTGGATTTAAGCAGAAACAACATCTTTTTTATTAACCCCTCAGACTTTTGGGAACTTAGTTCCCTCAGATGCCTCAATTTGTCAGGTAATGCAATAAGTCAAACTTTAAATGGAAGTGAATTCCAGTACTTGTCTGGATTGAAATATCTAGATTTTTCTAACAACAGGATTGACTTGTTATACTCAACTGCTTTCAAAGAGCTAACACTTTTAGAAATTCTAGACCTGAGCAATAACAAGCATTATTTTCTGGCAGAAGGTGTTACTCATGTGCTTAGTTTTATGAAAAACTTGGCCCATCTGAAGAAGCTGATGATGAATGAGAATGAGATTTCTACCTCGATTAACACAGGAATGGAAAGTCAATCTCTTCGCATTTTAGAATTCAGAGGAAATCGTTTAGATGTTTTATGGATGGATGGGAATGCTAGATACTTGTCATTCTTCAGGAATCTGTCCAGCCTGGAACAACTGGATATTTCCTTCAACTCACTCAGTTTTTTGCCTCATGGTGTTTTTGAAGCTCTGCCTCCAGAACTCAAGATCCTCAACCTAACCAATAACCGGATGAAGAGTTTCAACTGGGGAAACCTCCACTATCTGAAGAAACTAGTAATTCTGGACCTCAGCAATAACCTTCTGACTACTGTTCCTCGTGAACTGTCCAATTGCTCTTCAACGCTCCAAGAACTGATGCTCCGAAACAATCGCATTCAGCGGCTAACCAAACATTTTCTCAGAGATGCTTTTAAATTGAAATACTTGGACCTCAGCTCAAACAAGATTCAAATAATTAAGAAGTCTAGCTTCCCTGAAAATGTCATTAACAACCTGAGGATGCTGCTTTTGCATGACAATCCTTTCAAGTGCAATTGTGATGCCGTGTGGTTTGTTTCGTGGATCAATCAGACTCAAGTGACTATTCCTCTTCTGGCTACAGACGTGACCTGTGCTGGCCCAGGGGCACATAAAGGGCGGAGCGTGGTTTTCTTGGATCTGTATACCTGTGAGCTGGACACCTCGTATTTGATCCTGTATGCTCTGTCAGCTTCAACTGTCCTAGGCTTTATGGTGTTCACAGTGATGAGCCATCTCTATTTCTGGGATGTGTGGTATAGTTACCATTACTGCACTGCCAAGTGGAAGGGCTATCGGCGTTTATCTTTACCCGATGCTTGCTATGATGCTTTTATTGCCTATGACAATAAAGATCCAGCTGTGAATGAGTGGGTGCTGACAGAACTGGTGGAAAGGCTGGAAGATCAAAAAGCCAGACAGTTCAACTTATGCCTGGAAGAAAGGGACTGGCTCCCAGGACAGCCAGTCTTTGACAACCTTTCCCAGAGCATCCAGCTGAGCAAAAAGACCATATTTGTGCTGACCAACAAGTATATTAAAAGTGGCAGCTTCAGGACAACCTTTTACATGGCCCACCAGCGGCTTCTAGATGAAAAAATGGATGTCATTATCTTGATATTTCTTGAGAAGGTTTTGCGGAAGTCCCGGTATGTCCGGCTGAGGAAGAGGCTCTGTAGAAATTCTGTCCTGGAATGGCCAACTAACCCTCGATCTCAGCCCTACTTCTGGCAGTGCCTGAAAAACGCAATAGCTATGAGCAATACCCTGGCTTACAACAAGCTGCTCCAAGAAACTGTTTAG
- the LOC141939317 gene encoding toll-like receptor 7 isoform X1 has protein sequence MVPRAKMSDALRFVLLFLFPMLLSGAWFLKSLPCDVKASEGSVTVDCTDRRLMEVPRGIPTNATNLTLSINHIPHIYSTSFAHLENLMEIDFRCNCVPVRMGTKDHVCAMRPKIEHGSFSALTRLKSLYLDANQLLEIPRGLPSSLSLLSLEANNIFSIQKANLSELGNIEVLYLGQNCYYRNPCNVSFEIERTAFLELKKLTILSLKSDNLTHIPPNLSSTLKEFYIYNNMIQVIQEDDFSALHNLEILDLSGNCPRCYNAPYPCIPCPKGTIEIHSKAFHSLTNLKILRLHSNSLQSVPSSWFKTIKNLKELDLSQNFLMKEIGDAQFLKFIPSLLDLDLSFNFEVKMYSPSLNLSKTFSSLSNLETLRLRGYVFKELREENLDPLLSLRNLTVLDLGTNFIKVADLRVFKKFPALKLIDLSVNKISPSSGESNFCGFCSNPSISVEQYNRQVSQEMHYFRYDEYGRSCRSKDKEAASYQSSVKEECLKYGETLDLSRNNIFFINPSDFWELSSLRCLNLSGNAISQTLNGSEFQYLSGLKYLDFSNNRIDLLYSTAFKELTLLEILDLSNNKHYFLAEGVTHVLSFMKNLAHLKKLMMNENEISTSINTGMESQSLRILEFRGNRLDVLWMDGNARYLSFFRNLSSLEQLDISFNSLSFLPHGVFEALPPELKILNLTNNRMKSFNWGNLHYLKKLVILDLSNNLLTTVPRELSNCSSTLQELMLRNNRIQRLTKHFLRDAFKLKYLDLSSNKIQIIKKSSFPENVINNLRMLLLHDNPFKCNCDAVWFVSWINQTQVTIPLLATDVTCAGPGAHKGRSVVFLDLYTCELDTSYLILYALSASTVLGFMVFTVMSHLYFWDVWYSYHYCTAKWKGYRRLSLPDACYDAFIAYDNKDPAVNEWVLTELVERLEDQKARQFNLCLEERDWLPGQPVFDNLSQSIQLSKKTIFVLTNKYIKSGSFRTTFYMAHQRLLDEKMDVIILIFLEKVLRKSRYVRLRKRLCRNSVLEWPTNPRSQPYFWQCLKNAIAMSNTLAYNKLLQETV, from the exons ATG GTACCTCGTGCAAAGATGTCAGATGCATTGCGGTTTGTCTTGCTCTTCCTATTTCCAATGCTGCTGTCAGGAGCTTGGTTTCTCAAAAGTCTACCCTGTGATGTTAAAGCCTCTGAAGGTTCTGTGACAGTGGACTGCACTGATCGGCGTCTCATGGAAGTCCCCAGAGGGATCCCTACAAATGCCACCAACCTTACTCTGAGTATTAACCATATCCCCCATATCTATTCAACATCCTTTGCTCATCTTGAAAACCTCATGGAAATTGATTTCAGATGCAACTGTGTGCCTGTCAGAATGGGGACCAAAGATCACGTGTGTGCCATGAGACCGAAGATTGAGCATGGCAGTTTTTCTGCCCTGACAAGACTGAAGTCATTGTATTTGGATGCAAACCAGCTGCTGGAAATACCCCGGGGTCTTCCCAGTAGTTTAAGTCTGCTGAGCCTGGAAGCAAACAATATCTTTTCTATCCAAAAAGCCAATTTGTCAGAGCTAGGAAACATAGAAGTTTTGTATCTGGGACAGAACTGTTACTACCGTAATCCATGCaatgtttcatttgaaattgAAAGAACAGCCTTTCTGGAGCTGAAAAAATTAACAATACTGTCCCTGAAGTCTGACAACTTAACTCATATTCCACCCAATTTGTCATCTACTTTAAAAGAATTCTATATTTACAATAACATGATTCAAGTGATTCAAGAAGATGATTTCAGTGCCCTTCACAACCTAGAAATTCTTGATCTAAGTGGCAATTGCCCACGTTGCTATAATGCCCCATATCCTTGTATTCCTTGCCCCAAGGGCACAATTGAGATACATTCAAAGGCTTTTCATTCCTTGACGAATTTAAAAATTTTGAGACTTCACAGTAACTCTCTTCAGAGCGTACCCAGCAGCTGGTTTAAAACCATCAAGAATCTCAAAGAGCTTGACCTCTCCCAAAATTTCCTCATGAAGGAGATTGGAGATGCTCAGTTTTTGAAGTTCATCCCCAGCCTGCTAGACCTTGATCTGTCCTTTAACTTTGAGGTGAAGATGTATTCTCCATCCTTGAATCTGTCTAAGACATTTTCTTCCCTCTCTAACCTGGAAACCCTGAGGCTCAGGGGATATGTCTTTAAAGaactgagagaagaaaatctAGATCCATTGCTCAGTCTTAGAAATCTAACAGTGCTGGATCTCGGGACTAATTTTATTAAAGTTGCTGACCTGAGGGTGTTCAAGAAATTCCCAGCCCTTAAGCTCATAGACCTCTCAGTGAATaaaatttctccttcttcagGTGAAAGCAACTTTTGTGGATTTTGCTCTAATCCTAGCATTTCAGTAGAGCAGTATAACAGGCAAGTATCACAAGAGATGCATTATTTCAGGTATGATGAGTATGGGCGAAGCTGCAGGTCCAAAGACAAAGAAGCTGCTTCCTACCAGTCTTCAGTTAAGGAAGAGTGCCTGAAATACGGAGAAACTCTGGATTTAAGCAGAAACAACATCTTTTTTATTAACCCCTCAGACTTTTGGGAACTTAGTTCCCTCAGATGCCTCAATTTGTCAGGTAATGCAATAAGTCAAACTTTAAATGGAAGTGAATTCCAGTACTTGTCTGGATTGAAATATCTAGATTTTTCTAACAACAGGATTGACTTGTTATACTCAACTGCTTTCAAAGAGCTAACACTTTTAGAAATTCTAGACCTGAGCAATAACAAGCATTATTTTCTGGCAGAAGGTGTTACTCATGTGCTTAGTTTTATGAAAAACTTGGCCCATCTGAAGAAGCTGATGATGAATGAGAATGAGATTTCTACCTCGATTAACACAGGAATGGAAAGTCAATCTCTTCGCATTTTAGAATTCAGAGGAAATCGTTTAGATGTTTTATGGATGGATGGGAATGCTAGATACTTGTCATTCTTCAGGAATCTGTCCAGCCTGGAACAACTGGATATTTCCTTCAACTCACTCAGTTTTTTGCCTCATGGTGTTTTTGAAGCTCTGCCTCCAGAACTCAAGATCCTCAACCTAACCAATAACCGGATGAAGAGTTTCAACTGGGGAAACCTCCACTATCTGAAGAAACTAGTAATTCTGGACCTCAGCAATAACCTTCTGACTACTGTTCCTCGTGAACTGTCCAATTGCTCTTCAACGCTCCAAGAACTGATGCTCCGAAACAATCGCATTCAGCGGCTAACCAAACATTTTCTCAGAGATGCTTTTAAATTGAAATACTTGGACCTCAGCTCAAACAAGATTCAAATAATTAAGAAGTCTAGCTTCCCTGAAAATGTCATTAACAACCTGAGGATGCTGCTTTTGCATGACAATCCTTTCAAGTGCAATTGTGATGCCGTGTGGTTTGTTTCGTGGATCAATCAGACTCAAGTGACTATTCCTCTTCTGGCTACAGACGTGACCTGTGCTGGCCCAGGGGCACATAAAGGGCGGAGCGTGGTTTTCTTGGATCTGTATACCTGTGAGCTGGACACCTCGTATTTGATCCTGTATGCTCTGTCAGCTTCAACTGTCCTAGGCTTTATGGTGTTCACAGTGATGAGCCATCTCTATTTCTGGGATGTGTGGTATAGTTACCATTACTGCACTGCCAAGTGGAAGGGCTATCGGCGTTTATCTTTACCCGATGCTTGCTATGATGCTTTTATTGCCTATGACAATAAAGATCCAGCTGTGAATGAGTGGGTGCTGACAGAACTGGTGGAAAGGCTGGAAGATCAAAAAGCCAGACAGTTCAACTTATGCCTGGAAGAAAGGGACTGGCTCCCAGGACAGCCAGTCTTTGACAACCTTTCCCAGAGCATCCAGCTGAGCAAAAAGACCATATTTGTGCTGACCAACAAGTATATTAAAAGTGGCAGCTTCAGGACAACCTTTTACATGGCCCACCAGCGGCTTCTAGATGAAAAAATGGATGTCATTATCTTGATATTTCTTGAGAAGGTTTTGCGGAAGTCCCGGTATGTCCGGCTGAGGAAGAGGCTCTGTAGAAATTCTGTCCTGGAATGGCCAACTAACCCTCGATCTCAGCCCTACTTCTGGCAGTGCCTGAAAAACGCAATAGCTATGAGCAATACCCTGGCTTACAACAAGCTGCTCCAAGAAACTGTTTAG